In Homo sapiens chromosome 11, GRCh38.p14 Primary Assembly, one DNA window encodes the following:
- the HIKESHI gene encoding protein Hikeshi isoform X3 — protein MREGSQHPFGAMNIVRTPSVAQIGISVELLDSMAQQTPVGNAAVSSVDSFTQFTQKMLDNFYNFASSFAVSQAQMTPSPSEMFIPANVVLKWYENFQRRLAQNPLFWKT, from the exons GAGAAGGAAGCCAACATCCTTTTGGAGCCATGAATATTGTCCGAACTCCATCTGTTGCTCAGATTGGAATTTCAGTGGAATTATTAGACAGTATGGCTCAGCAGACTCCTGTAGGTAATGCTGCTGTATCCTCAGTTGACTCATTCACTCAG TTCACACAAAAGATGTTGGACAATTTCTACAATTTTGCTTCATCATTTGCTGTCTCTCAGGCCCAGATGACACCAAGCCCATCTGAAATGTTCATTCCGGCAAATGTGGTTCTGAAATG GTATGAAAACTTTCAAAGACGACTAGCACAGAACCCTCTCTTTTGGAAAacataa